A window of the Zootoca vivipara chromosome 14, rZooViv1.1, whole genome shotgun sequence genome harbors these coding sequences:
- the HACD3 gene encoding very-long-chain (3R)-3-hydroxyacyl-CoA dehydratase 3, with the protein MPSADASLTPQVHWAQRHHQLYLRVELSDVQDPDITITDNVLHFKAHGHGAKGDNVYEFQIEFLAPVDSQPAYKMTQRQLNITVTKKASQWWERLTKQEKRPLFLAPDFDRWLDESDAEMELKAKEEERVNKITIENRIPKDSFRHLKRGYLFMYNLVQFLGFSWIFVNMTVRLFMLGKDSFFDTFHTMADMMYFCQTLAVIEIVNTLIGLVRAPFMPVVLQVFGRNFVLFLVLGGVEEMQSKAVVFFIFYIWSMVEIFRYPFYMLSCLDIEWKILTWIRYSIWMPLYPLGILAEAVSVIQAIPVFSSTGRFSFMLPYPLNITVPFSVFLQLYLVFLFLGPFVNFRYLYKQRKRRLGPKKRKMH; encoded by the exons ATGCCGAGCGCCGACGCCAGCCTGACCCCGCAGGTGCACTGGGCGCAGCGGCACCACCAGCTCTACCTGCGCGTGGAGCTCAGCGACGTCCAG GATCCTGACATCACAATTACAGACAATGTTCTCCATTTCAAAG cTCATGGCCACGGAGCCAAGGGAGACAACGTGTATGAATTTCAAATTGAGTTCCTGGCACCAGTGGACTCGCAG CCAGCCTATAAAATGACACAGAGGCAGCTGAACATCACCGTAACGAAGAAGGCGAGCCAGTGGTGGGAACGGCTGACCAAGCAGGAGAAGCGGCCGCTGTTCCTCGCTCCGGATTTTGATCGTTGGTTGGATGAGTCGGATGCTGAGATGGAGCTGAAAGCCAAA gAGGAAGAAAGGGTTAACAAAATCACCATAGAGAACCGCATCCCCAAAGACT CTTTCCGGCACCTGAAGAGAGGCTACCTCTTCATGTACAACCTTGTCCAGTTCCTGGGCTTCTCATGGATCTTCGTGAACATGACAGTTCGACTCTTCATGCTGGGGAAAG ACTCTTTCTTTGATACTTTCCACACGATGGCAGACATGATGTACTTCTGCCAGACGCTGGCTGTCATTGAGATTGTGAACACACTGATTGGTCTGGTCCGGGCTCCTTTCATGCCTGTCGTCCTCCAG gtCTTTGGGAGAAACTTTGTGTTGTTCCTTGTCCTTGGAGGTGTGGaagaaatgcagagcaaagctGTCGTTTTCTTCATCTTCTATATTTGGAGCATGGTGGAGATCTTCAG GTATCCGTTCTACATGCTCTCATGCCTCGATATAGAATGGAAGATCCTGACCTGGATTCGATACAGCATCTGGATGCCCCTCTACCCTCTGGGGATCTTAGCAGAAG CTGTCTCCGTGATTCAGGCTATTCCCGTCTTCAGCAGCACCGGGAGATTTAGCTTCATGCTGCCCTACCCGCTGAACATCACCGTTCCCTTCTCCGTTTTTCTCCAGCTCTACCTTGTCTTCTTGTTTCTAG ggCCATTTGTGAATTTCCGCTACCTCTACAAGCAACGGAAGAGACGCCTTGGACCCAAAAAGAGGAAAATGCACTAG
- the INTS14 gene encoding integrator complex subunit 14 isoform X1 — protein sequence MPTVVVMDVSLSMTRPVSIEGSEEYQRKHLAAHGLTMLFEHMATNYKLEFTALVVFSSLWELMVPFTRDYNTLQEALSNMDDYDKTCLESALLGVCNIVQQEWGAAIPCQVVLVTDGSLGIGRGSLRHSLTTLGQRTESNRFPLPFPFPSKLYVMCMANLEELQSSDSLDCLERLIDLNNGEGQIFTIDGPLCLKNVQSMFGKLIDIAYTPFHAVLKCGHLSSDVQAFPRPEPFIIDEEIDPIPKTINTDLEIVGFIDIADISSPPVLSRHLVLPIALNKEGDEVGPGIADEVEDENSANQIAGKIPNFCVLLHGSLKVEGMVAIVQLGPEWYGMLYSQADSKKKSNLMMSLFEPGPEPLPWLGKMAQLGPISDAKENPYGEDDNKSPFPLQPKNKRSYAQNVTVWIKQNGLQTDVQKILRNARKLPEKTQTFYKELNRLRKAALALGFWDLLKGVADILERERNLLPDTAHPDAAFQLSHAAEQLKMAGSGTSEYAIYDHNITPLQTDFSSSGTERL from the exons ATGCCGACTGTGGTGGTGATGGATGTGTCCCTCTCAATGACCCGGCCAGTCTCAATTGAGGGCTCTGAAGAATATCAGAGGAAACATCTTGCTGCTCATGGCCTGACCATGCTGTTTGAACACATGGCAACCAACTACAAACTGGAATTCACTGCCTTGGTTGTGTTTTCATCCCTCTGGGAACTGATGGTTCCCTTCACAAGAGACTACAATACGCTCCAG GAAGCCCTGAGTAATATGGATGATTATGACAAAACATGCTTGGAGTCTGCTCTGCTTGGGGTTTGCAATATTGTGCAACAGGAATGGGGGGCTGCCATTCCCTGCCAG GTTGTCCTTGTTACTGATGGCAGCTTGGGCATTGGAAGGGGCTCTCTCCGACACTCTTTGACTACTCTTGGCCAACGAACTGAAAGCAACCGGTTCCCTCTGCCTTTTCCTTTCCCATCAAAGCTATACGTCATGTGCATGGCCAATCTGGAGGAG CTCCAGAGCTCAGATTCTTTAGATTGTCTTGAACGGCTCATAGACTTAAACAACGGAGAGGGCCAGATTTTTACTATTGATGGACCCCTTTGCTTGAAGAATGTGCAGTCCATGTTTGG AAAGCTAATAGACATAGCTTATACCCCCTTCCATGCTGTTCTGAAATGCGGCCATTTGTCTTCGGACGTGCAAGCCTTTCCGAGGCCAGAGCCCTTCATTATAGATGAGGAAATCGATCCAATCCCTAAAACGATTAATACTG ATTTGGAAATAGTTGGGTTTATTGACATAGCTGATATCTCCAGTCCCCCCGTCCTATCAAGGCATTTGGTGTTGCCTATTGCTCTCAACAAAG AAGGAGATGAGGTGGGTCCCGGCATTGCTGATGAGGTTGAAGACGAGAATTCGGCTAATCAGATAGCGGGCAAGATCCCCAACTTCTGTGTGTTGCTTCATGGGAGCCTGAAAGTCGAAGGCATGGTGGCTATTGTGCAGTTAGG ccCTGAATGGTATGGGATGCTGTATTCTCAGGCTGACAGCAAGAAGAAGTCCAACCTGATGATGTCTCTCTTTGAGCCGGGCCCGGAGCCTCTCCCTTGGCTGGGGAAGATGGCCCAACTTGGCCCcatctcag ATGCTAAAGAGAACCCATATGGCGAAGACGACAACAAGAGTCCCTTTCCGTTGCAACCCAAGAATAAACGCAGCTATGCACAGAATGTAACAGTGTGGATTAAACAAAATGGCCTCCAG ACAGATGTGCAGAAGATACTTAGGAATGCAAGGAAGCTCCCCGAAAAAACACAGACCTTCTACAAG GAGCTGAATCGCTTACGAAAGGCAGCCTTAGCCCTTGGGTTTTGGGACCTGTTGAAAGGCGTAGCAGATATACTCGAAAGGGAACGCAACCTCCTGCCAGACACAGCCCACCCAGATGCCGCCTTCCAGCTTAGCCACGCTGCTGAACAGCTCAAAATGGCAGGCAGTGGCACCTCGGAATATGCCATCTATGACCACAATATCACACCTCTGCAGACAGACTTCTCCAGCAGTGGGACGGAGCGCCTGTGA
- the INTS14 gene encoding integrator complex subunit 14 isoform X2, producing the protein MPTVVVMDVSLSMTRPVSIEGSEEYQRKHLAAHGLTMLFEHMATNYKLEFTALVVFSSLWELMVPFTRDYNTLQEALSNMDDYDKTCLESALLGVCNIVQQEWGAAIPCQVVLVTDGSLGIGRGSLRHSLTTLGQRTESNRFPLPFPFPSKLYVMCMANLEELQSSDSLDCLERLIDLNNGEGQIFTIDGPLCLKNVQSMFGKLIDIAYTPFHAVLKCGHLSSDVQAFPRPEPFIIDEEIDPIPKTINTDLEIVGFIDIADISSPPVLSRHLVLPIALNKGDEVGPGIADEVEDENSANQIAGKIPNFCVLLHGSLKVEGMVAIVQLGPEWYGMLYSQADSKKKSNLMMSLFEPGPEPLPWLGKMAQLGPISDAKENPYGEDDNKSPFPLQPKNKRSYAQNVTVWIKQNGLQTDVQKILRNARKLPEKTQTFYKELNRLRKAALALGFWDLLKGVADILERERNLLPDTAHPDAAFQLSHAAEQLKMAGSGTSEYAIYDHNITPLQTDFSSSGTERL; encoded by the exons ATGCCGACTGTGGTGGTGATGGATGTGTCCCTCTCAATGACCCGGCCAGTCTCAATTGAGGGCTCTGAAGAATATCAGAGGAAACATCTTGCTGCTCATGGCCTGACCATGCTGTTTGAACACATGGCAACCAACTACAAACTGGAATTCACTGCCTTGGTTGTGTTTTCATCCCTCTGGGAACTGATGGTTCCCTTCACAAGAGACTACAATACGCTCCAG GAAGCCCTGAGTAATATGGATGATTATGACAAAACATGCTTGGAGTCTGCTCTGCTTGGGGTTTGCAATATTGTGCAACAGGAATGGGGGGCTGCCATTCCCTGCCAG GTTGTCCTTGTTACTGATGGCAGCTTGGGCATTGGAAGGGGCTCTCTCCGACACTCTTTGACTACTCTTGGCCAACGAACTGAAAGCAACCGGTTCCCTCTGCCTTTTCCTTTCCCATCAAAGCTATACGTCATGTGCATGGCCAATCTGGAGGAG CTCCAGAGCTCAGATTCTTTAGATTGTCTTGAACGGCTCATAGACTTAAACAACGGAGAGGGCCAGATTTTTACTATTGATGGACCCCTTTGCTTGAAGAATGTGCAGTCCATGTTTGG AAAGCTAATAGACATAGCTTATACCCCCTTCCATGCTGTTCTGAAATGCGGCCATTTGTCTTCGGACGTGCAAGCCTTTCCGAGGCCAGAGCCCTTCATTATAGATGAGGAAATCGATCCAATCCCTAAAACGATTAATACTG ATTTGGAAATAGTTGGGTTTATTGACATAGCTGATATCTCCAGTCCCCCCGTCCTATCAAGGCATTTGGTGTTGCCTATTGCTCTCAACAAAG GAGATGAGGTGGGTCCCGGCATTGCTGATGAGGTTGAAGACGAGAATTCGGCTAATCAGATAGCGGGCAAGATCCCCAACTTCTGTGTGTTGCTTCATGGGAGCCTGAAAGTCGAAGGCATGGTGGCTATTGTGCAGTTAGG ccCTGAATGGTATGGGATGCTGTATTCTCAGGCTGACAGCAAGAAGAAGTCCAACCTGATGATGTCTCTCTTTGAGCCGGGCCCGGAGCCTCTCCCTTGGCTGGGGAAGATGGCCCAACTTGGCCCcatctcag ATGCTAAAGAGAACCCATATGGCGAAGACGACAACAAGAGTCCCTTTCCGTTGCAACCCAAGAATAAACGCAGCTATGCACAGAATGTAACAGTGTGGATTAAACAAAATGGCCTCCAG ACAGATGTGCAGAAGATACTTAGGAATGCAAGGAAGCTCCCCGAAAAAACACAGACCTTCTACAAG GAGCTGAATCGCTTACGAAAGGCAGCCTTAGCCCTTGGGTTTTGGGACCTGTTGAAAGGCGTAGCAGATATACTCGAAAGGGAACGCAACCTCCTGCCAGACACAGCCCACCCAGATGCCGCCTTCCAGCTTAGCCACGCTGCTGAACAGCTCAAAATGGCAGGCAGTGGCACCTCGGAATATGCCATCTATGACCACAATATCACACCTCTGCAGACAGACTTCTCCAGCAGTGGGACGGAGCGCCTGTGA